The DNA sequence CCGATACTTTGGCCTGAAATTGTGCGTCGCTGAATTGGTTGGCAACATTCAACAGGTTTTCCTGTGCTGTCCTGAACTCAATAGAGGTTGATCTGCCCAGGGCAAACATCTCTTTGGTAGATTCAAAATTGAGTCTGGCCTGTTTCAAGCTTGTGCGCTGCAATTCAACGATTCGTTTTTTATAGGTATAATCAGTGTAAGCGTTCGCAATATCTCGTTCGATTTGCGCTTCGGTCTGGCGTTGTCTTTCTTTTTCAGTGGCCAGGTCAATTTTAGCATTTTGCTCTGCAATGCGTTGCTGGCGCCCATTAAAGATATTAAAGCTGGCCGATAGCCCTGTGGAGAACCCTCTGTTCTGGTTGTAAATCACCTGGCTGGCCTCGTTGTCGGTACGGTTATAGCCATAGGATCCGTAGGCTGAAATGCTCGGCATTTTGCGGGCACGGGTGATTTTCATGTCCAGTTCCGAAATTTCGGTCTGTTGCAATTGTGCCACAATACTGGCATTGTACGTCATGGCTGCGGTGGTAACATAATCGGCGGTCAGGTCGTCGCGATACGTAACCGAATCATTCACTTCGTAACTGTTATTCACCCCAATACCCATCACTACATTCAGGTTTTTCAGGCTCATCAGCAGTTGCTGTTCCGTTTGCAGCAGCAGGGTGCTGTCGCTGTTCATGTCCACTTCAGCATTCAATAAATCGAGCTGATTGGCCTGCCCATACGTCTTCTGATCAACCGCCTTTTGATATCTTTCCTTAGAAATATCGAGTGACTGTTGTGCCAAGTTGTAGTTTTGCTGAGCCCGACAAACCTCGTAATATTGTTCGGCGACCTGCACGATCGTCATTTCCATTTGCTGACGGTAAAGGGTTTCCTGCAATTCGCTCGCCCCCTCCAGTTTTTTGTAAGTATATACATTACCGAATCCATCAAAAATGGTGTAATCCATACGAATGCTCGCATTGTAGCTGATGGATTCCGCACCGTCAATCACCATAATATCGCCTGGGGTTGGTGTGTCATCGGGCGCCGCACCGCCACCTGCACCGCCACCTGTGCTTCCTCCGCTGCCTGTTCCGCCACCCATATTCATGAACTGAATTTCGGTATCATTTACACTGAAATCTCCTCCGCCTGAAGCCGAAACAGATGGCAGCAGCCCAGCATTCCCAATATGGTGACTGTTCTGTGCCTTGTCGGCTTCCGCACGGGCAATCTTGATGTCATAGTTGTTGGTCATGGCCGTTTCAATGGCCTTGGCAAGGTCAATCTTTTCTGGTAATTCGATTTCCTGCGCCCATGTTGCCGAGCCTAAAAATAGGCTCAGGCAAAGGCTGATATATTTAAACCTCTTCATATTCGTATTCCATTTCTTTAATCGCATTTTCAACTTCTTCATTGGTTACCGGGCGCCCCTTTTTAATACTGGACACTTTCACTTTCAGCTTATTGACAATCAAAAGCATGGAAGGCAACAGCAGTAGGGTGGTGGTGGTGGCCATGATCATTCCATAGGCCAACGATAAGGCCACAGGAATCAGAAACTGTGCCTGCAGGCTGGTTTCAAATACCATAGGCGCCATACCCACAACCGTGGTCAGGGTGGTCAGGATAATCGGGCGGAAACGTGAAATTCCTGCCTCGTAAAGTGCTTCTTCGTAGCCCATGCCTTCTTTAAGGTTGATGTTCAGGGCATTGATAAGCACCAGCCCATCGTTGATCATCACCCCGACAAGGGCGATCATTCCCATACCCGACATCATGGAGATGGCAAAACCATGCACCCAGTGCCCAAGTACTACACCGACAAAACTCAGCGGGATCATGGCATACACCAGCAACGACTGACTAACGGAACGGAGGGTCAGGATGACCAGTGAAAGCATGGCCAGTAAAATAATTGGCATGACGTATTTTGCCGACTTGGCCATTTTTTCCGTTTCTCTTTTTTGCCCATCGTAGTCGGCAGAAATTCCTGGGTATTTTGCGAACAGCGGTTTCAATATTTGCTGATCCACCTTTTTGAGAATGTCTGGCAGCGATGCTTTAGGGTCGGTTTGGTTGGCCTGAATTTGTACCTCGCGATCATAGCTCAAATGGCGAATGCTCGATACTCCATTCACCACCTTGATGGTGGCCAAAGAAGACAAGGGGTAAGCAGAGCCATCCGCAAGGCGGATTTTTATCTGTTCGAGCTGTGAGAAATCTGCTCGGCTGTTTTCAGGGTATTTTACCCAAACTTTCACCTCGTCTTTCCCGCGCTGTAAACGCTGGGCTTCCCGTCCGAAGAAGGCATCGCGCACCTGGCCGATCACTTCCTGTTCTGTAACGCCGAGTAAGTAGGCTTTTTCCGAAAGTTCAATCTCAAGCTCGCGGTTACCCACGGGTGTAATGTCGGAAATGTCGGTAAGCTCG is a window from the Persicobacter psychrovividus genome containing:
- a CDS encoding TolC family protein, whose product is MKRFKYISLCLSLFLGSATWAQEIELPEKIDLAKAIETAMTNNYDIKIARAEADKAQNSHHIGNAGLLPSVSASGGGDFSVNDTEIQFMNMGGGTGSGGSTGGGAGGGAAPDDTPTPGDIMVIDGAESISYNASIRMDYTIFDGFGNVYTYKKLEGASELQETLYRQQMEMTIVQVAEQYYEVCRAQQNYNLAQQSLDISKERYQKAVDQKTYGQANQLDLLNAEVDMNSDSTLLLQTEQQLLMSLKNLNVVMGIGVNNSYEVNDSVTYRDDLTADYVTTAAMTYNASIVAQLQQTEISELDMKITRARKMPSISAYGSYGYNRTDNEASQVIYNQNRGFSTGLSASFNIFNGRQQRIAEQNAKIDLATEKERQRQTEAQIERDIANAYTDYTYKKRIVELQRTSLKQARLNFESTKEMFALGRSTSIEFRTAQENLLNVANQFSDAQFQAKVSEFYLLQLSGLILNDPAN